In uncultured Ilyobacter sp., a genomic segment contains:
- a CDS encoding FadR/GntR family transcriptional regulator, whose protein sequence is MKKEKSSEKVFKHIESKIVNGIWKPGDKITPELQLVKELGVSRLAVREATQKLASMDILVKKRGGGTFVSEINTGDYMKDLIPLLTIGKIGYKEIMEFRTSLDILGVRLCTKRADDETLENLQEIHENMIKNRENPSEFFKYDMEFHRAIAVASGNRILQKTIEIIFDILIYNVEDEYHQLSYDDRIEEHTLVLRAIKNRDVELAELYMKRHVDRTIKDLEKIEFDTNK, encoded by the coding sequence GTGAAAAAAGAAAAATCAAGTGAAAAAGTATTTAAACATATAGAGTCAAAAATAGTAAATGGTATCTGGAAACCAGGGGATAAAATTACACCGGAACTTCAATTGGTGAAAGAACTGGGGGTGAGCAGATTAGCAGTCAGAGAGGCGACACAAAAGCTGGCATCCATGGATATATTGGTAAAAAAACGGGGTGGAGGAACATTTGTAAGTGAAATAAACACCGGTGACTATATGAAAGATCTTATTCCTCTTTTGACTATAGGCAAGATAGGCTATAAGGAAATTATGGAATTCAGAACTTCTCTTGACATACTAGGAGTAAGACTTTGTACTAAAAGAGCTGATGATGAAACACTTGAAAATCTTCAGGAAATTCATGAGAATATGATAAAAAACAGAGAAAATCCTTCAGAATTTTTTAAATATGACATGGAGTTTCACCGTGCTATAGCTGTTGCTTCAGGAAATAGGATATTACAAAAGACAATCGAAATAATTTTTGATATTTTGATTTATAATGTGGAAGATGAATACCATCAATTATCTTATGATGACAGAATAGAAGAGCACACACTTGTACTGAGGGCCATAAAAAACCGTGATGTTGAATTGGCTGAATTATATATGAAAAGACATGTAGACAGAACCATTAAAGATCTTGAAAAAATAGAATTTGATACAAATAAATAA